TGTGAAACCACCATACAGAATACCGGCAACAGATAACCATAGCATATACGGCATTAATGTAAGTGTGGCTTCTGGCGTAATTGGCAGGCAGAAGCGCAGGAAGCCGTAGGTGCCCATTTTAAGGAGAATACTGGCAAGAACAACGGAGCCAGCCGTTGGCGCTTCGACATGGGCAGCCGGAAGCCAGGTGTGAAAGGGGAACATCGGCACCTTGATTGCAAAGGCCAGAAAAAAGGCGCCAAAAACTAGAAGTTGAAATGTTGAAGAGTACTGCTGGCCCATCATCATCGGGATACTGAATGTATGAGGGGCATTGGCCAGGTAGAGAGCTATAATTGCCACAAGAAGCATGACCGAGCCAGCAAGGGTATACAAGAAGAATTTGATTGAGGCGTAAACTTTCCGGGGGCCGCCCCAGATGGCAATGAGCAAGTACATGGGCACCAGCATGGCCTCCCAAAGTACGTAGAAAAGAACAAAATCCAGGGCAGCAAAAACACCGATCATCGATGTCTCCATGACCAGCAGGCAGATCATAAACGGCTTCACCCGTTTTTCAATATAGCGCCAGGAAGCAAGAACGCATAAGGGCATAATCATGGTGGTTAGAAGAATAAGCAGAAGACTGATTCCATCGACACCCAAGGTATAGTTGATGTCCCAGGCTGGTATCCAGGAAATATGTTCACCAAATTGGTATTTGTAGGTTGTTGAATCAAATCCAGTGTAGAGAGAGAAGGAGAGGGCTGCGTTGATCGAAGTTACTGCCAGCGCCCACATCCTTGACACTGATTCGCCGGGTAGAAAAAGTGCGATAAGAGCGCCAACCAGCGGTAAAAAGATGAGCACACTTAAAAGCGGTATGCCACCCTCATTGAGTATCAGAAAATCCAT
Above is a window of Desulfobulbaceae bacterium DNA encoding:
- a CDS encoding NADH-quinone oxidoreductase subunit M, with protein sequence MDFLILNEGGIPLLSVLIFLPLVGALIALFLPGESVSRMWALAVTSINAALSFSLYTGFDSTTYKYQFGEHISWIPAWDINYTLGVDGISLLLILLTTMIMPLCVLASWRYIEKRVKPFMICLLVMETSMIGVFAALDFVLFYVLWEAMLVPMYLLIAIWGGPRKVYASIKFFLYTLAGSVMLLVAIIALYLANAPHTFSIPMMMGQQYSSTFQLLVFGAFFLAFAIKVPMFPFHTWLPAAHVEAPTAGSVVLASILLKMGTYGFLRFCLPITPEATLTLMPYMLWLSVAGILYGGFTALAQSDMKKLIAYSSVGHMGFVTLGIFVLNTNGIEGSILQMINHGVTTGALFLCVGMIYERTHSRELASATGIGKQMPVFVTFLAFFSLSSLAFPGTNSFVGEFLILVGGFAENKIVAGAAIPGAILAAAYMLRMLQKVVWGGPNNPKITICDLNTREIVTLTPFLIFVFWIGLSPAPFLDVMHTSVAHLLDQVHAGAAASAVANILP